The Cucumis melo cultivar AY chromosome 6, USDA_Cmelo_AY_1.0, whole genome shotgun sequence genome includes a region encoding these proteins:
- the LOC103504133 gene encoding uncharacterized protein LOC103504133: MFADNGVLFPHFQNFSQVQQLEEFCKTHQPCSSSTISSICEYDMVGEGDLFEAPQPQPYIDETFIGLDPVMAAISMISCAEEVISPEGLKVADFQSLQNDQLLNEVYYECEKDLLEKAALERPLPEDLNIEIPVLNPEENQIPENKPFLDASIQKSTSLECLSSMDLMQGPTIKPSFIDFSDMDFSSVYGMRRAFSEGDIKTLGSDKLGMIHSPLHRPVFSNCTSEERLEKLSRYRNKKTKRNFGRKIKYACRKALADSQPRIRGRFAKTDESEVKSSSSISMLVL, encoded by the exons ATGTTTGCTGATAATGGGGTTTTGTTTCCTCACTTTCAGAATTTCTCTCAGGTTCAACAACTCGAGGAGTTTTGCAAAACCCACCAGCCATGTTCTTCTTCCACG ATATCCAGCATCTGTGAATACGACATGGTTGGTGAAGGAGATCTCTTTGAAGCCCCCCAACCACAACCATATATTGATGAAACTTTCATAGGTCTTGATCCTGTGATGGCAGCCATTTCAATGATATCTTGTGCTGAAGAAGTCATTTCTCCAGAAGGACTAAAAGTTGCAGACTTCCAATCGCTTCAAAATGACCAGCTGTTAAATGAGGTCTACTATGAGTGTGAAAAAGATCTTTTGGAAAAAGCAGCCCTAGAAAGACCACTGCCTGAAGACCTGAACATTGAAATCCCAGTTCTGAATCCAGAAGAAAATCAAATTCCAGAAAACAAGCCATTCCTTGATGCCTCAATCCAGAAAAGTACTAGCTTGGAGTGCTTAAGCTCGATGGATTTGATGCAAGGACCTACCATCAAGCCAAGTTTTATAGATTTCTCAGACATGGACTTCAGTTCTGTTTATGGGATGAGGAGGGCATTTAGTGAAGGAGATATTAAG ACACTCGGCAGTGACAAGTTAGGCATGATCCATTCTCCCCTTCACCGACCCGTGTTCAGCAATTGCACCAGCGAGGAACGGCTAGAAAAGCTATCCCGTTACAGGAATAAGAAAACGAAGAGGAACTTCGGGAGAAAGATCAAG TATGCTTGCAGGAAGGCTCTTGCAGACAGTCAACCTAGAATCCGTGGAAGGTTTGCAAAAACCGATGAATCTGAAGTCAAGAGCAGTAGCTCAATCTCAATGCTTGTTCTATga